Proteins encoded within one genomic window of Candidatus Baltobacteraceae bacterium:
- a CDS encoding nuclear transport factor 2 family protein gives MKLILVFMIAAVIMAGVAMAGTTGPTAQSALAFDDNISRALQANDTTALGRLLASDWIVVSAKGGWNGRDDILQAIRAGIWTHTSVVTSLPRVRLYGTTALVTERAHVSGISHNKPYDVLECQTDVLIWKGGRWASELLHESYSKVPSSNC, from the coding sequence ATGAAACTGATTCTGGTGTTTATGATCGCCGCCGTAATTATGGCCGGCGTGGCCATGGCCGGCACGACGGGCCCGACGGCGCAGAGCGCGCTTGCGTTTGACGACAACATCTCACGCGCGCTGCAGGCAAACGACACGACGGCGCTGGGTCGCCTTCTCGCGAGCGACTGGATCGTCGTCAGCGCGAAGGGCGGCTGGAACGGCCGGGACGACATTCTGCAAGCGATCCGAGCGGGAATCTGGACGCACACCTCGGTCGTGACCTCGCTACCGCGCGTGCGGCTTTACGGCACGACCGCGCTGGTCACCGAGCGCGCGCACGTGAGCGGCATCTCGCATAACAAGCCCTACGACGTTCTGGAGTGCCAAACCGACGTCCTCATTTGGAAGGGCGGCCGCTGGGCTTCGGAACTGCTGCACGAGTCGTACAGCAAAGTCCCCTCGTCGAACTGCTAA
- a CDS encoding alkaline phosphatase family protein, protein MTSFATLACAVLLALLPDNWVLAPAPPLTTGTDTMPQGAAASPDRKTLAVLCAGYNHPTLRLYRTSDLEQTESVPLEGAFGRPVWIDGAHVAVAGAGADAILVVDTAAQTVRSIVLGKGTYPTEITRSGKMFAVATDKDFSVRIGTLDEIASAKPVKIGGHIGGLAFSAGGKTVFASNWSARSVDAIDTRTLHTVRVATGLHPSDILVTGNTIYVAQTDADTVGVYDASTLRKRNDVFVGDSAGSTRLAGGSPNALAARGNTVFVSLGAANSIAVLQNGRVAGRMPAGWYPTDVVPVGTHLFVIDGKGEGTSPNPYFKSQNTKSDYGYIGTIEYGSIRAYNLPATTYAGSPQGSLGWSTPHDDPVVRKNGPIRHVFFILKENRTYDQILGDMPQGNGDAKLAWFGKRVTPNEHAIAERFGLFDNAYTTGEVSEAGHDWTDAAFVTDYVQRNWPATYASRGNDDASIPGVYATVPRNGYIWQAAFASHVSFRDYGEMTNTPEVAVASLNGHYDKHFVSWNLKYSDVDRVKEWRREFGTFLAAGTLPQLEYIWLPSDHTAGSSPGYLTPAAMIAQNDYAVGQVVDTISHSPIWKSSAIFIIEDDSQDGPDHVSDQRTTMFVISPYSRGGVQRAHYSTVSILRTMEMMLGIAPLSTYDAMAMPLYAAFTATPNLAPYAAIAPEINVHAVNGKLAYGAALSAKLDFSRPDATRPGILNDIIAHNQGESNGRP, encoded by the coding sequence GTGACGTCGTTCGCAACGCTCGCATGTGCCGTACTCTTGGCACTGCTGCCGGACAACTGGGTGCTTGCGCCGGCACCCCCGTTGACGACGGGAACCGACACGATGCCGCAGGGCGCCGCTGCATCGCCCGATCGCAAGACGCTCGCGGTGCTCTGTGCGGGATATAACCATCCGACCTTGCGGCTTTACCGCACGTCGGATCTCGAACAGACGGAATCGGTTCCGCTCGAAGGCGCCTTCGGGCGACCCGTTTGGATCGACGGCGCGCACGTCGCTGTTGCCGGAGCAGGCGCCGACGCCATATTGGTCGTCGACACCGCCGCGCAAACCGTTCGCTCGATCGTGCTTGGCAAAGGAACGTATCCAACCGAGATTACCCGCAGCGGAAAGATGTTCGCCGTTGCAACCGACAAAGATTTCTCGGTGCGCATCGGCACCTTGGACGAGATCGCAAGCGCCAAGCCGGTCAAAATAGGCGGACATATCGGCGGCCTGGCCTTCTCCGCCGGCGGCAAAACCGTTTTCGCCTCGAACTGGTCGGCGCGTTCCGTTGATGCGATCGACACGCGCACGCTGCATACCGTACGGGTTGCTACCGGGCTGCATCCTTCCGATATCCTCGTCACCGGCAACACGATCTACGTCGCGCAAACCGATGCGGACACGGTCGGCGTCTACGACGCGTCGACCTTGCGCAAGCGTAACGACGTTTTCGTCGGTGACTCGGCGGGCTCTACTCGCTTGGCGGGCGGGTCCCCAAACGCGCTCGCTGCCCGGGGCAATACGGTTTTCGTCAGTCTCGGCGCCGCAAACTCGATTGCCGTGCTGCAAAACGGTCGCGTCGCAGGCCGTATGCCGGCCGGCTGGTATCCGACCGACGTCGTGCCGGTCGGCACGCACCTCTTCGTCATCGACGGTAAAGGCGAGGGAACCTCTCCCAATCCGTATTTCAAATCGCAGAACACTAAAAGTGACTACGGCTACATCGGGACGATCGAATACGGCTCGATTCGTGCCTACAATCTTCCGGCAACGACGTACGCAGGGAGCCCGCAAGGTTCGCTCGGGTGGAGCACGCCGCACGACGACCCAGTCGTCCGCAAAAACGGGCCGATACGGCACGTCTTCTTCATCCTCAAAGAAAACCGCACGTACGATCAGATACTCGGCGACATGCCCCAGGGAAACGGCGACGCAAAACTGGCCTGGTTCGGCAAACGCGTAACTCCCAACGAGCACGCAATCGCCGAGCGCTTCGGACTATTCGATAATGCCTACACCACCGGTGAGGTGAGCGAAGCCGGCCACGATTGGACCGACGCTGCCTTCGTCACCGACTACGTGCAGCGGAACTGGCCGGCGACCTACGCGTCTCGCGGAAACGACGACGCTTCGATTCCCGGCGTGTATGCCACCGTTCCGCGTAACGGGTATATCTGGCAGGCGGCATTCGCCTCCCACGTTTCGTTTCGCGATTACGGTGAGATGACCAATACGCCCGAGGTCGCCGTCGCCAGCCTGAACGGCCATTACGACAAGCACTTCGTCAGCTGGAACTTGAAATATAGCGACGTCGATCGGGTCAAAGAGTGGCGCCGCGAGTTCGGCACCTTCCTGGCCGCTGGAACGTTGCCCCAGCTGGAGTACATTTGGCTTCCAAGCGATCATACCGCCGGAAGCAGTCCCGGTTATCTCACGCCCGCTGCAATGATCGCGCAAAACGATTACGCGGTCGGTCAGGTCGTCGACACCATCTCGCACTCGCCGATCTGGAAATCGTCGGCAATCTTCATCATCGAGGACGACTCGCAAGACGGCCCCGACCACGTCAGCGATCAGCGCACGACCATGTTCGTGATTTCACCCTATTCCCGCGGCGGCGTCCAGCGCGCACACTACTCGACCGTCAGCATTCTGCGGACGATGGAGATGATGCTCGGCATTGCGCCGTTGTCGACCTACGACGCGATGGCGATGCCGCTCTACGCGGCGTTCACTGCCACCCCGAATCTCGCGCCGTATGCCGCAATCGCACCCGAGATTAACGTCCACGCCGTAAACGGCAAGTTGGCCTACGGCGCCGCGCTCAGTGCGAAACTCGACTTCTCACGCCCGGATGCGACACGGCCCGGCATCCTTAACGACATCATCGCGCACAATCAAGGCGAGTCAAATGGCAGACCATAA
- the bla gene encoding class A beta-lactamase, whose amino-acid sequence MKRSVFVGGVAALPGLMIPGIVLATESFEPSMRRLETATHGRLGVAVLDTGSGAVTAYNGDDRFPMCSTFKLLAVAAVLQRVDAGTESLDRHIAYGNKDLLDYAPVTSKHVAEGFMTLGALCEAAIELSDNTAANVILSTLGGPPAVTRYARSLGDSVTRLDRNEPTLNTGIPGDERDTTSPLSMARDAQAVLLGKELLQASRDRLAAWLVGSTTGLNLVRAGIPPTWRAGDKTGLGGQRNAVGDSDTRNDIAIIWPPNRAPIIVTAYLTGCQLPGKQRDATLAAIGKIVAAARS is encoded by the coding sequence GTGAAGCGATCGGTTTTTGTGGGCGGTGTCGCCGCGTTGCCCGGTCTCATGATTCCCGGCATCGTGCTTGCGACGGAAAGTTTCGAGCCGAGCATGCGACGGCTCGAAACGGCGACGCACGGTCGCCTAGGGGTCGCGGTACTCGACACCGGGAGCGGCGCGGTGACGGCATATAACGGCGACGACCGATTTCCGATGTGCAGCACGTTCAAGCTGCTCGCCGTTGCGGCCGTGCTGCAACGCGTCGACGCCGGAACGGAGTCGCTGGATCGCCACATCGCGTACGGGAACAAAGATTTGCTCGACTACGCGCCGGTCACGAGCAAACACGTCGCCGAAGGGTTCATGACGCTGGGAGCGCTGTGCGAAGCGGCGATCGAGCTCAGCGACAACACTGCGGCGAACGTGATCTTGAGTACGCTGGGCGGACCGCCCGCCGTCACGCGCTACGCGCGCAGCTTGGGCGATTCGGTGACGCGGCTCGATCGCAACGAGCCGACGCTCAATACGGGGATTCCCGGCGACGAGCGCGACACGACGTCGCCGCTTTCGATGGCGCGCGACGCGCAGGCCGTGCTGCTGGGGAAGGAGCTTTTGCAGGCGTCGCGCGATCGGCTGGCTGCGTGGCTCGTCGGATCGACAACCGGGTTGAATCTTGTGCGTGCGGGCATTCCGCCGACGTGGCGGGCGGGCGACAAGACCGGACTCGGCGGACAAAGAAACGCCGTGGGCGACAGCGATACGCGCAACGATATCGCAATAATCTGGCCGCCGAATCGCGCGCCGATCATCGTCACAGCCTATCTCACCGGCTGCCAGCTTCCGGGCAAACAGCGCGACGCGACCCTCGCGGCGATCGGTAAGATCGTAGCGGCGGCGCGGAGTTAG
- a CDS encoding nuclear transport factor 2 family protein yields the protein MADHKTTIKQAYSAFNERDIDSALALMTHDVSWPKASEGGKVAGKEEIRAYWTRQWDEFDPHVEPLAMTEEDAGKVRVRVHQLVKSLQGSVLSDSEVVHMFAMRDGLIAAMDLGDEADPDAPSSAFSHRP from the coding sequence ATGGCAGACCATAAGACCACAATTAAGCAGGCGTACTCCGCGTTCAACGAGCGAGACATTGATTCGGCGTTGGCGCTGATGACGCATGACGTCAGTTGGCCAAAGGCGTCGGAGGGCGGCAAAGTTGCTGGGAAAGAAGAGATCCGTGCGTATTGGACTCGACAATGGGATGAGTTCGATCCCCACGTTGAGCCGCTGGCAATGACTGAGGAAGACGCAGGGAAGGTTCGCGTCAGAGTGCACCAGCTCGTCAAGAGCCTTCAAGGGAGTGTTCTTTCGGATAGCGAGGTTGTTCACATGTTTGCCATGCGAGACGGGCTTATCGCAGCCATGGACCTCGGCGATGAGGCCGATCCAGACGCTCCCTCTTCTGCTTTCTCACATCGACCCTAG
- a CDS encoding alpha/beta hydrolase: MRAVLTFLCVVVLLTGVPARAQSSALGLHLKPCGVGKAKVRAECGTFGVYENRTTQSGRVIALHLIVIPAAQQTLHAITEIAGGPGEAATDFAPAIPDGDFGKSRVTLRETYDYLFVDSRGMGTSHQFRCNFAPSNDPAAYFRYLYPPALVAACRAQNATTHDMTQYNHDIAVDDLDEVRAALGYEKLVLDGGSDGTLFALDYMRRHPERVESAILDGVAPPGFQPVPGEPMGAQRALDDLFVKCRTNAACKARFPHFAQHFAAVLKRFDAGSIPVPAKNVATKKTQTVALSKEVFVDSLRHIMYDPFGASFVPYVIERAYVKDYAPLGRMMQSVIVGFSTDLNMGAFLTYSCADWMPFISKKQIDAAKAHSFAGDLRFRAQQRACSTWKVPVVASSFAHPVHSDVPVLMILGSDDPATPARYGLEALKYLPNGKAVLVKGGGHGADTPCTDKLVLAFVKAKSAKGLKTNACSATFRLPPFATSMKSWP; this comes from the coding sequence ATGCGTGCAGTTTTAACGTTTCTCTGCGTCGTCGTGCTGCTGACCGGGGTGCCGGCGCGAGCTCAGAGCTCCGCGCTGGGATTACATCTCAAGCCGTGTGGCGTCGGCAAGGCGAAGGTCCGCGCCGAATGTGGGACGTTCGGCGTGTACGAGAACCGCACCACTCAAAGCGGGCGCGTCATCGCGCTCCACCTGATCGTCATACCGGCAGCGCAGCAAACGCTTCACGCGATCACCGAAATCGCCGGTGGTCCCGGCGAAGCCGCGACGGACTTCGCTCCGGCCATCCCCGACGGCGACTTTGGAAAATCCCGCGTTACCCTACGCGAAACGTACGACTATCTGTTCGTGGACTCGCGCGGCATGGGAACGTCACACCAATTTCGATGCAACTTTGCGCCGTCCAACGATCCGGCCGCCTATTTTCGCTATCTATATCCGCCGGCGCTCGTCGCGGCATGTCGCGCTCAGAACGCGACGACGCACGATATGACCCAATACAATCACGACATCGCGGTCGACGACTTAGATGAAGTTCGCGCGGCACTGGGCTACGAAAAGCTCGTGCTCGACGGCGGCTCCGACGGTACGCTCTTCGCGCTCGACTACATGCGGCGTCACCCCGAACGCGTGGAAAGCGCCATCCTTGACGGCGTTGCACCGCCGGGATTCCAACCGGTGCCGGGCGAGCCGATGGGCGCCCAGAGGGCACTCGACGATTTGTTCGTCAAGTGCCGCACCAACGCGGCGTGTAAGGCGCGTTTTCCGCATTTCGCTCAACATTTTGCTGCCGTTCTGAAGCGATTCGACGCCGGGTCGATCCCGGTTCCCGCGAAGAACGTTGCGACGAAGAAGACGCAAACCGTGGCGCTCTCTAAGGAAGTCTTCGTCGATTCGCTGCGACACATCATGTACGACCCCTTCGGCGCGTCGTTCGTTCCGTACGTCATCGAACGTGCCTACGTCAAGGACTATGCTCCGCTGGGACGCATGATGCAATCGGTGATCGTGGGATTCTCAACCGATCTCAATATGGGCGCGTTTCTCACCTATTCTTGCGCCGACTGGATGCCGTTCATTTCCAAGAAGCAGATCGATGCCGCCAAAGCCCATTCGTTTGCCGGCGATTTGCGCTTTCGCGCGCAGCAGCGAGCTTGCAGTACCTGGAAGGTGCCGGTTGTGGCGAGCAGCTTTGCCCATCCCGTACACAGCGATGTGCCGGTGCTCATGATTCTCGGATCCGACGATCCGGCAACGCCGGCCCGCTATGGCCTAGAGGCGCTCAAGTATCTGCCCAACGGCAAGGCCGTCCTCGTGAAAGGCGGCGGCCATGGCGCGGATACGCCGTGCACCGATAAGCTCGTGCTCGCGTTCGTCAAGGCGAAGTCGGCAAAAGGACTCAAGACCAACGCTTGCAGCGCGACGTTCAGGTTACCCCCGTTCGCTACGTCGATGAAATCGTGGCCCTAA